In a single window of the Anabas testudineus chromosome 17, fAnaTes1.2, whole genome shotgun sequence genome:
- the rgs18 gene encoding regulator of G-protein signaling 18 encodes METLLFLFPQFNYMAPKEEAYFKMLGPEDLQPRKMKDDSSRQKDKERKSRLSLFLTKSGSHENVSPHKKTNATPSNISPEAALQWSDSFEDMLKHSDGVETFSQFLRTEFSEENIEFWLACEEYKTIDSQTKLLSKAKYIYTVFIESEAPKEVNIDYDTKMAIKKNIAQPTKSCFEAAQIKIYSLMKRDCYPRFLTSDIYLRITKRKGPGATMFRRRSRSCVFNERGEATTEPSAWQL; translated from the exons ATGGAGAcgcttctttttctatttcctcAATTCAACTACATGGCCCCAAAGGAGGAAGCGTATTTCAAAATGCTTGGTCCAGAAGACTTGCAGCCACGAAAGATGAAGGACGATTCTAGCAG acagaaagacaaggAGAGGAAGAGCCGACTAAGCCTTTTTCTCACCAAGTCAGGCTCTCATGAAAATGTCAGTCcccataaaaagacaaatgcaacACCCAGCAA caTCTCACCAGAAGCAGCATTGCAATGGAGTGACTCCTTTGAAGATATGCTAAAGCACTCAG ATGGGGTAGAAACCTTCTCTCAGTTCCTCAGGACAGAGTTCAGTGAAGAAAACATTGAGTTCTGGTTAGCCTGTGAAGAATACAAGACTATTGATTCACAGACAAAGCTGCTGTCCAaagctaaatatatttatacagtatttattgaaTCGGAGGCCCCTAAAGAG gTCAACATTGACTATGACACCAAGATGGCCATCAAGAAGAACATAGCACAACCTACAAAGAGCTGTTTTGAAGCAGCACAGATAAAAATCTACAGTCTGATGAAAAGGGACTGCTACCCACGGTTCCTGACCTCTGACATTTATCTGCGTATCACCAAGAGGAAAGGCCCCGGAGCCACCATGTTTCGCAGAAGGTCACGGTCCTGTGTATTCAACGAGAGAGGCGAGGCCACAACTGAGCCCTCAGCCTGGCAGTTGTAA
- the rgs1 gene encoding regulator of G-protein signaling 21, which translates to MAIKLCCFPKDPLDDVEIWSESVDKVLGCKAGQIAFREFLKSEYSEENILFWLACEEYKKIKTVPEMISSANRIYSEFVQTEAPRQINIDCSTRENITKNISQPTLTSFDTAQKLIYSLMARDCYPRFLKSDIYQGLLRRTASR; encoded by the exons ATGGCGATAAA ATTGTGTTGCTTTCCCAAGGATCCCCTGGATGATGTTGAGATTTGGAGTGAATCAGTGGACAAAGTCCTTGGCTGCAAAG CTGGACAGATAGCGTTCCGGGAGTTCCTCAAGTCTGAGTACAGTGAGGAGAACATACTGTTTTGGCTCGCCTGTGAGGagtacaaaaaaatcaaaacagtgCCAGAGATGATCTCCTCCGCCAACAGGATCTACTCAGAGTTTGTCCAAACAGAAGCGCCGAGACAG ATCAACATAGATTGCAGTACCAGAGAAAACATAACAAAGAACATCTCCCAGCCGACTCTGACTTCGTTTGATACAGCACAAAAGCTCATTTACAGTCTGATGGCCAGGGATTGCTACCCGCGGTTCCTAAAATCTGACATCTATCAGGGACTCCTGAGGAGAACCGCTTCAAGGTGA
- the LOC113171317 gene encoding regulator of G-protein signaling 13-like has protein sequence MPGLVASQSRELQQLNTNTENKKMSKDRGGNLTSRLQSRSSQSTKTDGLCFEEMSQWSDSLERLLSSKYGMKIFQAFLKTEYSDENIEFWLVCEDYKKIKSSFRMSSKAKKIFKLYIQAEAPKEINIDHKTREVIRNNINAPTTVCFNDAQRIVYELMEKDSYPRFLKSDIYQALMDSTSESVKL, from the exons ATGCCAGGTTTAGTCGCATCTCAGTCAAGGGAGCTCCAGCaactcaacacaaacactgagaacaAGAAGATGAGCAAAGACAg GGGGGGAAACCTGACGTCTCGACTGCAGTCTAGATCGTCCCAGTCCACTAAAACCGACGG GCTTTGTTTTGAAGAGATGTCCCAGTGGTCAGACTCACTAGAGAGACTTCTATCATCCAAAT ATGGAATGAAGATATTTCAGGCCTTCTTGAAGACAGAGTACAGTGATGAGAACATAGAGTTTTGGCTGGTGTGTGAGGACTATAAGAAGATCAAGTCTTCCTTCAGGATGTCCTCCAAGGCCAAAAAGATCTTTAAACTCTACATTCAAGCTGAGGCTCCAAAAGAG ATCAACATTGATCACAAGACGAGGGAGGTGATCAGGAATAACATTAATGCGCCCACCACAGTGTGCTTCAATGATGCCCAGAGGATTGTCTATGAGCTAATGGAGAAGGACTCGTACCCACGTTTTCTCAAGTCTGACATATATCAGGCTCTAATGGACTCCACATCAGAATCAgtgaagctgtaa